Proteins found in one Bordetella genomosp. 9 genomic segment:
- a CDS encoding amino acid ABC transporter permease yields the protein MSFSLDFSSLWPYWPVFLKGAWLTLKMTAVAIFFGVILGTLVAFAKRSRYRLLARACAVYVEAVRNTPFLVQIFLLFFGLASAGVRLPTFTAAVLAMIINIGAYAAEIIRAGLESVPKGQIEAAECLGLSRWRIGWHVMLQPSIEKVYPSLTGQFLLMMQASAVASQISAEELTAVANTVQSDTFRSLETYIVVAALYLALSLLIKLLAWAVGEYAFKRRRVIRRAAAQAGKAAPGRAGVSAAIKRGAA from the coding sequence ATGAGCTTTTCCCTGGATTTCAGCAGCCTGTGGCCCTATTGGCCGGTGTTCCTCAAGGGCGCGTGGCTGACCCTGAAGATGACCGCCGTGGCCATCTTCTTCGGCGTCATCCTGGGAACGCTGGTGGCGTTCGCCAAGCGCAGCCGCTACCGGCTGCTGGCCCGCGCCTGCGCCGTCTACGTCGAAGCCGTGCGCAACACGCCGTTCCTGGTGCAGATCTTCCTGTTGTTCTTCGGCCTGGCGAGCGCGGGCGTGCGGCTGCCGACCTTCACCGCCGCCGTGCTGGCGATGATCATCAACATCGGCGCCTATGCGGCCGAGATCATCCGCGCCGGCCTGGAGTCCGTGCCCAAGGGGCAGATCGAAGCCGCGGAATGCCTGGGCCTGTCGCGCTGGCGCATCGGCTGGCATGTGATGCTGCAGCCGTCCATCGAAAAGGTCTACCCGTCGCTGACGGGCCAGTTCCTGTTGATGATGCAGGCGTCCGCCGTGGCGTCGCAGATCTCGGCGGAAGAGCTGACGGCGGTGGCCAACACGGTGCAGTCGGATACCTTTCGATCGCTCGAAACCTATATCGTCGTCGCCGCCCTGTATCTGGCGCTGTCGCTGCTGATCAAGCTGCTGGCCTGGGCGGTCGGCGAGTATGCCTTCAAGCGGCGCCGGGTGATCCGGCGCGCGGCGGCGCAGGCCGGCAAGGCCGCGCCCGGGCGCGCCGGCGTGTCGGCGGCCATCAAACGCGGAGCCGCATGA
- a CDS encoding amino acid ABC transporter permease: protein MMHGFSMAHLWYLVQSIGWTLVLSALAFVLGSIGGFGVMLARISPRRWLRTAALAYIEIIQGIPLLILLFIVYFGLSVYGYEVPSLVAAGLALMVYTSAYLGDIWRGCVQAMPKPQWEASECLAMTRWQTLRLVIIPQAVRLALPSTVGFLVQLIKMTSLASVIGFIELTRAGQIINNSIFEPFLVFGLVAVFYFVLCYPLSRWSQSMENKLNVGNR, encoded by the coding sequence ATGATGCACGGCTTTTCCATGGCGCATCTGTGGTACCTGGTGCAGTCCATCGGCTGGACGCTGGTGCTGTCGGCGCTGGCCTTCGTGCTGGGCAGCATAGGCGGCTTCGGCGTGATGCTGGCGCGGATTTCGCCGCGCCGCTGGCTGCGTACCGCGGCGCTGGCCTACATCGAGATCATCCAGGGCATCCCGCTGCTGATCCTGCTGTTCATCGTGTACTTCGGCCTGTCGGTGTACGGCTACGAAGTGCCGTCGCTGGTGGCGGCCGGCCTGGCGCTGATGGTCTACACCAGCGCCTACCTGGGCGATATCTGGCGCGGCTGCGTGCAGGCCATGCCCAAGCCGCAATGGGAAGCCTCCGAATGCCTGGCGATGACGCGCTGGCAGACGCTGCGGCTGGTGATCATTCCGCAGGCCGTGCGCCTGGCGCTGCCGTCGACCGTGGGCTTCCTGGTGCAGCTGATCAAGATGACGTCGCTGGCGTCGGTGATCGGCTTCATCGAACTCACGCGCGCCGGACAGATCATCAACAACTCGATCTTCGAACCCTTCCTGGTATTCGGCCTGGTGGCCGTCTTCTATTTCGTGCTGTGCTACCCGCTGTCGCGCTGGAGCCAATCCATGGAGAACAAGCTCAATGTCGGCAATCGTTAG
- a CDS encoding amino acid ABC transporter ATP-binding protein translates to MSAIVRLDNVYKCFGSNQVLQGVSFEVAKGEMIAVIGASGSGKSTALRCIDRLETIDQGSIEVCGIRVDHPEVDLRQLRLEVGIVFQSYNLFAHLTVEENIMLALRHVKKKSRQEARDIAMSVLDRVGLAQKAGAYPEQLSGGQQQRVAIARSLAMSPKVMLFDEVTSALDPQLTGEVLRVMEDLAAGGMTMILVTHEMAFAKRVADRIIYMHQGKVWEVGDGGMLDAPATPELRAFLSNGL, encoded by the coding sequence ATGTCGGCAATCGTTAGGCTCGACAACGTCTACAAGTGCTTCGGTTCGAACCAGGTGCTGCAGGGCGTGTCGTTCGAGGTGGCCAAGGGCGAAATGATCGCCGTCATCGGCGCCAGCGGTTCGGGCAAAAGCACGGCCCTGCGCTGCATCGACCGGCTGGAGACCATAGACCAGGGCAGCATCGAAGTATGCGGCATCCGCGTGGACCATCCGGAAGTGGACCTGCGCCAGCTGCGCCTGGAAGTCGGAATCGTGTTCCAGAGCTACAACCTGTTCGCCCACCTGACGGTGGAAGAGAACATCATGCTGGCGTTGCGGCACGTCAAGAAGAAAAGCCGGCAAGAGGCGCGCGACATCGCCATGTCGGTGCTGGACCGGGTGGGCCTGGCGCAGAAGGCGGGCGCCTATCCGGAGCAACTGTCCGGCGGCCAGCAGCAGCGCGTCGCCATCGCCCGTTCGCTGGCGATGTCGCCCAAGGTCATGCTGTTCGACGAAGTGACGTCCGCGCTGGACCCCCAACTGACGGGCGAAGTGCTGCGCGTCATGGAGGACCTGGCGGCGGGCGGCATGACCATGATCCTGGTCACGCACGAAATGGCCTTCGCCAAGCGCGTGGCCGACCGCATCATCTATATGCATCAGGGCAAGGTGTGGGAGGTGGGCGACGGCGGCATGCTGGACGCGCCCGCCACGCCGGAGCTGCGCGCTTTCCTGAGCAACGGACTGTGA
- a CDS encoding transporter substrate-binding domain-containing protein encodes MNVKNLILRGCTAALLMAGLAHVAAADELADIKKAGKIRIAIAMGTPLYSYVDDNLKPTGSDVDTATLLAHDLGVKLEIVQVTNAARVPTLQARRADLVVADLSITPERAKVVDFSIPYAVISLIVGAPKDMKITGYPDLNGKTIGLTRATVNDSITTELAKGADIKRYEDDATLITSMVTGQIDIFSSTPSNLAEIQKRAPQRNVEMKFPQKDFDLGIALQQGQPALKEWVNNWVRENLKNGKLNAIYKKYHGRDLPTRITEVQG; translated from the coding sequence ATGAACGTCAAGAATCTGATCCTGCGCGGCTGCACCGCCGCGCTGCTGATGGCGGGCCTGGCGCACGTGGCCGCGGCCGACGAGCTGGCCGACATCAAGAAAGCCGGAAAGATCCGCATCGCGATCGCCATGGGCACGCCGCTGTACAGCTACGTGGACGACAACCTCAAGCCCACCGGCTCCGACGTCGATACGGCCACGCTGCTGGCCCACGACCTGGGCGTGAAGCTGGAAATCGTCCAGGTCACCAACGCCGCCCGCGTGCCGACCCTGCAGGCCCGGCGCGCCGACCTGGTGGTGGCCGATCTGTCGATCACGCCGGAGCGCGCCAAAGTGGTGGACTTCTCCATCCCGTACGCGGTGATCTCGCTGATCGTCGGCGCGCCCAAGGACATGAAGATCACCGGTTATCCGGACTTGAACGGCAAGACCATCGGCCTGACGCGCGCCACCGTCAACGACAGCATCACCACCGAATTGGCCAAGGGCGCGGACATCAAGCGTTATGAGGACGATGCGACGCTGATCACGTCCATGGTGACCGGCCAGATCGATATCTTCTCGAGCACGCCGTCCAACCTGGCGGAAATCCAGAAGCGCGCGCCGCAACGCAATGTCGAAATGAAGTTCCCGCAAAAGGATTTCGACCTGGGCATCGCCCTGCAGCAGGGCCAGCCGGCGCTGAAGGAATGGGTCAACAACTGGGTGCGCGAGAACCTGAAGAACGGCAAGCTCAACGCCATCTACAAGAAGTATCACGGCCGCGACCTGCCCACGCGCATCACGGAAGTACAGGGCTGA
- the yddG gene encoding aromatic amino acid exporter YddG, with the protein MKAHSASRATAFGVVAILLWAALALLTVRAGGLPPFQLLTLSFGVAFVGGVCVLLPRGRAALAEMRQPLRPWLLSVGGLFSYHALYFYALSHAPAAQASLIAYLWPLFIVVFSALAPGGRLHARHIVGALLGLAGTALIALDRPGAEDAAWPVAGIAAAFGCALIWSGYSVLNRRYANAPSSMMVGVCGLVALGGAACHAALETTVPVSAAQWGAIVVLGLGPTGLAFLAWDYATKHGHLALLGPLSYLAPLLSTLLLVVTGATPATLTLLLAALLIIGGSMVATFGKRRAARGEA; encoded by the coding sequence ATGAAGGCGCACAGCGCAAGCCGGGCCACGGCCTTTGGCGTGGTCGCGATCCTGTTGTGGGCGGCCTTGGCGCTGCTGACCGTGCGCGCGGGCGGCCTGCCGCCGTTCCAGCTGCTGACGCTGAGTTTCGGCGTGGCGTTCGTGGGCGGCGTCTGCGTGCTGCTGCCGCGCGGCCGCGCCGCGCTGGCGGAAATGCGCCAGCCGCTGCGCCCGTGGCTGTTGAGCGTGGGCGGCCTCTTCAGCTATCACGCGCTCTATTTCTACGCCTTGTCCCATGCGCCGGCCGCGCAGGCCAGCCTGATCGCCTATCTTTGGCCTTTGTTCATCGTGGTGTTTTCCGCCCTGGCGCCCGGGGGACGGTTGCACGCCCGGCATATCGTGGGCGCCCTGCTGGGCCTGGCCGGCACCGCCTTGATCGCGCTGGACCGCCCGGGCGCCGAGGATGCCGCGTGGCCGGTCGCCGGCATCGCCGCTGCGTTCGGCTGCGCGCTGATCTGGTCGGGCTATTCGGTGCTGAACCGCCGCTATGCCAATGCGCCCAGCAGCATGATGGTGGGCGTCTGCGGACTGGTCGCGCTGGGCGGCGCTGCCTGCCATGCCGCGCTGGAGACGACAGTGCCCGTCAGCGCCGCGCAATGGGGCGCCATCGTGGTGCTGGGCCTCGGGCCGACCGGCCTGGCCTTCCTGGCGTGGGATTACGCCACCAAGCATGGCCATCTGGCCCTGCTGGGGCCTTTGTCCTACCTGGCGCCACTGCTGTCCACGCTGCTGCTGGTGGTCACTGGCGCCACCCCGGCCACGCTGACCCTGCTGTTGGCGGCGCTGCTGATCATCGGCGGATCGATGGTGGCGACGTTCGGCAAACGCCGCGCGGCGCGCGGCGAGGCCTAG
- a CDS encoding aldo/keto reductase, which produces MTATRRSITFPDGQAVPALGQGTWFMGESRNHAKAEVHALQAGIDAGLTLIDTAEMYANGAAEEIVGRAIQGRRDQVFLVSKVLPGNASRKGVARACEASLRRLGTDRIDLYLLHWRGPHPLAGTVQAFEELVSQGKIARWGVSNLDSDEIRELAALPQGDRMQTDQVLYNLGRRGIEFDLLPWCQSRGIPVMAYSPIEQGRLLLDPTLKRVGERHGITAAAAALAWVLREPGVIAIPKTASQTHLRENLACLDVTLSSQDLAELDQAFPPPTRKRPLEML; this is translated from the coding sequence ATGACCGCGACGCGCCGAAGCATCACCTTCCCGGACGGCCAGGCCGTTCCCGCCCTGGGCCAGGGCACCTGGTTCATGGGAGAGTCGCGGAACCACGCCAAGGCGGAAGTCCACGCGCTGCAGGCCGGCATCGACGCCGGCCTGACGCTGATCGACACGGCGGAAATGTATGCCAACGGCGCGGCCGAGGAAATCGTCGGTCGCGCCATCCAGGGCCGCCGCGACCAGGTCTTCCTGGTCAGCAAGGTGCTGCCGGGCAACGCCTCGCGCAAAGGCGTGGCGCGCGCCTGCGAGGCCAGCCTGCGCCGCCTGGGCACGGACCGCATCGACCTCTATCTGCTGCACTGGCGCGGGCCGCATCCGCTGGCCGGCACCGTGCAGGCCTTCGAAGAATTGGTCAGCCAGGGCAAGATCGCCCGCTGGGGCGTCAGCAACCTGGACAGCGACGAAATACGGGAGCTTGCCGCCCTGCCCCAAGGCGACCGCATGCAGACCGACCAGGTGCTGTACAACCTGGGACGGCGCGGCATCGAATTCGACCTGTTGCCGTGGTGCCAGTCGCGCGGCATACCCGTCATGGCGTACTCGCCGATCGAACAGGGCCGGCTGCTGCTCGATCCCACGCTGAAGCGTGTCGGTGAGCGGCACGGCATCACCGCCGCGGCCGCCGCCCTGGCCTGGGTGCTGCGCGAGCCCGGGGTGATCGCCATCCCCAAGACGGCATCGCAAACGCACCTGCGGGAAAACCTGGCCTGCCTGGATGTGACGCTGAGCAGCCAGGACCTGGCCGAACTGGACCAGGCGTTCCCGCCGCCCACGCGCAAGCGGCCGCTGGAAATGCTGTAG
- a CDS encoding I78 family peptidase inhibitor — MIRKLIPLVLVASLAACANTGRQASSTDGDSTTSSTSSSSSSSTDSSSGGYGGSGGSSGGYSGGYSGGSSDGSSGGYSGGSSDGTSYGGGGYSPSFSSGQDCDAQPVQNLIGTKLTSSVEAQIRQASKAGKTRVLKPGEVMTMEYDPKRINLILDQQGALTALRCG; from the coding sequence ATGATCCGTAAGCTCATCCCGCTCGTCCTCGTCGCCAGCCTGGCCGCCTGCGCCAATACCGGCCGGCAAGCCTCATCCACCGACGGGGACAGCACGACATCCTCCACGTCCTCGTCGTCCTCCAGTTCCACGGACAGTTCCAGCGGCGGCTATGGCGGATCGGGCGGGTCTTCGGGCGGATATTCGGGCGGATATTCGGGCGGCTCGTCCGACGGATCTTCGGGCGGGTATTCCGGCGGTTCGTCCGATGGAACCTCCTACGGCGGTGGCGGCTACAGCCCGTCGTTCTCGTCCGGCCAGGACTGCGACGCGCAGCCCGTGCAGAACCTGATCGGCACCAAGCTCACGTCCTCCGTCGAAGCGCAGATCAGGCAGGCGTCCAAGGCCGGCAAGACCCGGGTGCTCAAGCCGGGCGAGGTCATGACGATGGAATACGACCCCAAGCGCATCAACCTTATCCTCGATCAGCAAGGCGCGCTGACCGCGTTGCGCTGCGGCTGA
- a CDS encoding MFS transporter gives MRVIQSDIPARLDRLPWSPWHTRVVLALGVAWVLDGLEVTLVGSLGSILERPDTLGLDAIQVGWSGSLYIAGAVVGALVFGRLADRLGRKRLFLMTLALYMAATLMTAFSTNFVFFAICRFATGLGIGGEYAAINSAIDELIPARVRGRVSLAINGSFWIGAALGAAVSLVLLDARVLGPEFGWRVGFALGAVLALSILLVRRHVPESPRWLLSHGREEEARRIIEGIEAEVSAAKGPLPKATGIVTFARQAAPTLRQVGHVLMRRYRLRSVVALSMMVSQAFFYNAIFFTYSLVLTRFMNVPQGQVALYIFPFAAGNVLGPLLLGPLFDHVGRRRMIAVTYVSAGVALALTGWAFTAGMLNAFTLALCWSAVFFLASAAASSAYLTVSEVFPLETRALAISVFYALGTGAGGFVGPVLFGTLIESGSRPAVGIGYAIAALLVIGAGLLALRHGVDAERKPLEEVATPLGVEDAPPGPSAQAVRTEL, from the coding sequence ATGCGCGTCATCCAAAGCGATATCCCCGCCCGACTGGACCGCCTGCCCTGGTCCCCGTGGCACACCCGCGTGGTGCTGGCGCTGGGCGTGGCCTGGGTGCTGGACGGGCTGGAAGTCACCCTGGTCGGGTCGCTGGGCAGCATACTGGAACGCCCGGATACGCTCGGGCTCGACGCCATCCAGGTCGGCTGGTCGGGATCGCTGTACATCGCCGGCGCGGTGGTCGGCGCCCTGGTGTTCGGCCGGCTGGCCGACCGCCTCGGACGCAAGCGGCTGTTCCTGATGACGCTGGCCCTGTACATGGCGGCCACCCTGATGACGGCCTTTTCCACCAATTTCGTCTTCTTCGCGATCTGCCGCTTCGCCACCGGGCTGGGCATAGGCGGCGAGTACGCCGCCATCAATTCCGCCATCGACGAGCTGATACCCGCCCGGGTGCGCGGGCGTGTCAGCCTGGCCATCAACGGCAGTTTCTGGATCGGCGCGGCGCTGGGCGCCGCGGTCAGCCTGGTGCTGCTGGACGCCCGCGTGCTCGGACCCGAATTCGGCTGGCGCGTGGGCTTCGCCCTGGGCGCCGTGCTGGCCCTGTCCATCCTGCTGGTGCGGCGCCATGTGCCGGAGAGCCCGCGCTGGCTGCTGTCCCACGGCCGCGAGGAAGAAGCCCGGCGGATCATCGAAGGCATCGAGGCGGAAGTCTCCGCCGCCAAAGGCCCCCTGCCCAAGGCAACGGGCATCGTCACCTTCGCCCGCCAGGCGGCGCCGACGCTGCGCCAGGTCGGGCACGTGCTGATGCGGCGCTATCGGCTGCGCAGCGTGGTGGCGCTGTCGATGATGGTTTCGCAGGCCTTTTTCTACAACGCCATTTTCTTTACGTATTCCCTGGTGCTGACCCGCTTCATGAATGTGCCGCAGGGCCAGGTGGCGCTGTACATCTTCCCCTTCGCCGCCGGCAACGTACTGGGGCCGCTGCTGCTGGGCCCGTTGTTCGACCACGTGGGCCGGCGGCGGATGATCGCGGTGACCTACGTGTCCGCCGGCGTGGCCTTGGCGCTGACGGGCTGGGCCTTCACCGCCGGCATGCTGAACGCCTTCACCCTGGCGCTGTGCTGGTCGGCGGTGTTCTTCCTGGCGTCGGCCGCGGCCAGTTCGGCCTACCTGACCGTCAGCGAGGTCTTCCCGCTGGAAACCCGGGCCCTGGCGATTTCCGTCTTCTACGCGCTGGGGACGGGCGCCGGCGGCTTCGTCGGACCGGTGCTCTTCGGTACGCTGATCGAAAGCGGCAGCCGTCCGGCGGTGGGCATCGGCTATGCGATCGCCGCGCTGCTGGTCATCGGCGCGGGCCTGCTGGCGCTGCGCCACGGGGTGGACGCCGAACGCAAGCCGCTGGAGGAAGTGGCCACGCCGCTGGGCGTTGAAGACGCGCCGCCCGGCCCTTCTGCGCAAGCGGTCCGCACTGAACTATGA
- a CDS encoding LysR substrate-binding domain-containing protein: MLDLNEFLTFSVIAEEKSFSRAAEKLGISKALASKHVADLEHALGVKLLHRTTRKIGLTTAGALFYERCRQLVAHAEDARHEIEQFRSSPGGLIRVSSAMAFGRRHLVPAITRFLEQYPDISIDLDLSQQFPDLITAGADIVIRQADEPLLVSLVARRLAPVRWVACASPGYLARHQPPRAPADLAGHNCLVYFVNSKGEWVFSGAGGVHTVRPKGNFKANSADAVLHAALGNLGIGVVPTFAAGDALRSGELVRVLPDYHLPDRGLYAAYLPNPTMARSMRLFVDFLREYFGDRPYWDDGLAS; the protein is encoded by the coding sequence ATGCTAGATCTGAATGAGTTTCTGACCTTTTCGGTGATCGCGGAGGAAAAAAGCTTTTCGCGGGCAGCGGAAAAGCTCGGCATTTCCAAGGCGCTGGCCAGCAAGCATGTCGCCGACCTGGAACACGCGCTGGGCGTGAAGCTATTGCATCGCACCACGCGCAAGATCGGCCTGACGACGGCCGGCGCCCTGTTCTACGAACGATGCCGCCAGCTGGTGGCCCATGCCGAGGACGCGCGTCACGAGATCGAACAATTCCGCAGCTCGCCCGGCGGCCTGATCCGCGTCAGCTCCGCCATGGCCTTCGGCCGGCGGCACCTGGTGCCCGCCATTACCCGCTTCCTGGAGCAATACCCCGATATCTCCATCGACCTGGACCTGAGCCAGCAGTTTCCCGACCTGATCACCGCCGGCGCCGATATCGTCATCCGCCAGGCCGACGAGCCGCTGCTGGTGTCGCTGGTGGCGCGGCGCCTGGCGCCCGTGCGCTGGGTCGCCTGCGCCAGTCCCGGCTATCTGGCGCGGCATCAGCCGCCGCGCGCGCCGGCCGACCTGGCGGGGCACAACTGCCTGGTGTATTTCGTCAACAGCAAGGGCGAATGGGTGTTCAGCGGCGCCGGCGGCGTGCACACGGTCCGGCCCAAGGGCAACTTCAAGGCCAACAGCGCCGACGCGGTATTGCATGCCGCGCTCGGCAACCTGGGCATAGGCGTGGTGCCGACCTTCGCCGCCGGCGATGCGCTGCGCAGCGGCGAACTGGTGCGCGTCCTGCCCGACTACCACCTGCCCGACCGCGGCCTGTACGCGGCGTATCTGCCCAATCCGACGATGGCGCGCAGCATGCGGCTGTTCGTCGATTTCCTGCGCGAGTATTTCGGCGATCGGCCGTATTGGGACGACGGCCTGGCGTCGTGA
- a CDS encoding amino acid ABC transporter ATP-binding protein, which translates to MQTPDPAVPLVDIRGLHKRFGDNEVLKGVDLQVARSEVICIIGKSGSGKSTLLRCINGLESFDQGRIVVGGQAVQTTDAAALRELRQKVGMIFQQFNLFPSMTAGENIMLAPRLVHRRPREECQERARRLLARVGLEGKFDAAPHQLSGGQQQRVAIARALAMDPEVLLCDEMTSALDPELVGEVLQVIEQLARDGATLIIVTHEMAFARKVSDRVIFMHHGRVHEMGTPEAIFEAPRTPELRSFLSFPPQAG; encoded by the coding sequence ATGCAAACCCCCGACCCCGCCGTGCCGCTGGTGGACATCCGCGGCCTGCACAAGCGCTTCGGCGACAACGAAGTCCTCAAAGGCGTGGACCTGCAGGTCGCCCGCAGCGAAGTGATTTGCATCATCGGCAAGAGCGGGTCCGGCAAGAGCACGCTGCTACGCTGCATCAACGGACTGGAATCCTTCGACCAGGGCCGCATCGTGGTCGGCGGCCAAGCGGTGCAGACCACCGATGCCGCCGCTCTGCGCGAGCTGCGCCAGAAGGTCGGCATGATCTTCCAGCAGTTCAATCTTTTCCCGTCCATGACGGCCGGCGAAAACATCATGCTGGCGCCCCGCCTGGTGCATCGGCGGCCGCGCGAGGAATGCCAGGAACGGGCGCGCCGGCTGCTGGCGCGCGTCGGCCTGGAAGGCAAGTTCGACGCGGCGCCCCATCAATTGTCCGGCGGCCAGCAGCAACGCGTGGCCATCGCGCGCGCACTGGCGATGGACCCGGAAGTCCTGCTCTGCGACGAGATGACGTCCGCCCTGGACCCCGAGCTGGTCGGCGAGGTGCTGCAGGTCATCGAGCAGCTGGCCCGCGACGGCGCGACGCTGATCATCGTGACGCACGAAATGGCCTTCGCGCGCAAGGTCAGCGACCGCGTGATCTTCATGCACCATGGACGCGTCCACGAAATGGGCACGCCCGAGGCGATCTTCGAAGCGCCGCGCACGCCCGAGCTGCGCAGCTTCCTGTCGTTTCCGCCGCAAGCCGGCTGA
- a CDS encoding amino acid ABC transporter permease, translating into MIAFSTWDILRNLLFSLPWTLALSAIAFVGGGLVGLLLLMLRLGRPRLFERPIAAYVQVFQGTPLLMQLFLVYFGLALAGVETSPMTAAVICFTLYASAYLTETWRGCVESIPQGQWEASASLALTFRQQLRHVIFPQALRLSVPPTVGLVVQIIKNTSLASVVGFVELTRTGQMIANVTFQPFTVYGLVALFYFALCFPCSLLGSWVERRMRIQH; encoded by the coding sequence ATGATCGCCTTCTCCACCTGGGATATCCTGCGCAACCTGCTGTTCTCGCTGCCGTGGACGCTGGCGCTGTCGGCCATCGCTTTCGTCGGCGGCGGACTGGTCGGCCTGCTGTTGCTGATGCTGCGCCTGGGCCGGCCCCGCCTGTTCGAACGGCCGATCGCCGCCTACGTGCAGGTGTTCCAGGGCACGCCCCTGCTGATGCAGCTGTTCCTGGTGTATTTCGGCCTGGCCCTGGCCGGCGTCGAGACCTCGCCCATGACGGCGGCGGTCATTTGCTTCACGCTGTACGCCAGCGCCTACCTGACCGAGACCTGGCGCGGCTGCGTGGAATCCATCCCCCAGGGGCAATGGGAAGCCTCGGCCAGCCTGGCGCTGACCTTCCGCCAGCAGCTGCGCCACGTCATCTTCCCGCAGGCGCTGCGCCTGTCGGTGCCGCCCACGGTGGGCCTGGTCGTGCAGATCATCAAGAACACGTCGCTGGCGTCGGTGGTCGGCTTCGTGGAGCTGACGCGTACCGGCCAGATGATCGCCAACGTCACCTTCCAGCCCTTCACCGTCTACGGCCTGGTGGCCCTGTTTTATTTCGCGCTGTGCTTCCCCTGCTCGCTGCTGGGCTCGTGGGTGGAGCGGCGCATGCGCATCCAGCATTGA
- a CDS encoding amino acid ABC transporter permease, with protein sequence MLDFTGVLAAWPVFLEGLAITALLTVISCTLGTLLGIACAWCRVQGSRATRLAVACYVEFFRNTPFIVQIFFIYFGLPAIGLRFASFPAAIFALTINLGAYACEIIRAGIEATPKGQHEAAQSLGLGRWHIFTRVVLPPALSRVWPGLTSQLVIIMLATAVCSLISTAELSYVTNRIAAETFRQFESYIVVTLLYLALSIMFRRLLQWLGPRFLFGCAPVGVSR encoded by the coding sequence ATGCTCGATTTCACCGGCGTGCTCGCCGCCTGGCCCGTCTTCCTGGAAGGACTGGCGATCACCGCCCTGCTCACCGTGATCTCCTGCACGCTGGGCACGCTGCTCGGCATCGCCTGCGCATGGTGCCGCGTGCAAGGTTCGCGGGCCACGCGCCTGGCCGTCGCCTGCTACGTCGAGTTCTTCCGCAACACGCCCTTCATCGTCCAGATCTTCTTCATCTACTTCGGCCTGCCGGCCATCGGCCTGCGCTTCGCCAGCTTTCCCGCGGCCATCTTCGCGCTGACGATCAACCTGGGCGCGTACGCGTGCGAGATCATCCGCGCGGGCATCGAGGCCACGCCCAAGGGGCAGCACGAAGCCGCGCAATCCCTGGGACTGGGCCGCTGGCACATCTTCACGCGGGTGGTGCTGCCGCCGGCGCTTTCGCGCGTGTGGCCGGGCCTGACCAGCCAACTGGTCATCATCATGCTGGCCACCGCCGTCTGCAGCCTGATCTCCACCGCCGAGCTGTCCTACGTGACCAACCGCATCGCCGCCGAGACCTTCCGGCAGTTCGAGTCGTACATCGTGGTCACCCTGCTCTACCTGGCGCTATCGATTATGTTCCGGCGCCTGCTGCAATGGCTGGGCCCCCGATTTCTGTTCGGCTGCGCGCCGGTGGGAGTCAGCCGATGA